TAGGCATTAATTTTTCATCAATAATTTTTCCGTCTTTATCCATTACACGAACAATTTCGTCCTTTAATGGATCAAATTTTCCTATAAATTTCATTTTTACCTCCTATTGTATTAATAAATCCAAGATATCTTGGGTTGTAAAGTTTTCTCCAAATATTGCCTTAATATTTGAATTTTCCAACGCCTTTTGCAAGGCAAATGTTTCATATTTAACTTCTATTAAATTTTGTTCAACTTCTTCTGTTCCTTCAAACCCTAAGAAGTCTCCATAAAATTTGGCTCCTTTGATAACTCCTTGTTCTATTCTTAACAGAACCTCAACAGAACCTTTACCTTCAAGCCTTTGTTTATTTCTATAATCAAAATCTGCATTTTTTGCATAATTTCAATCAGAATTTTTGAATTTTGATTCACTAAGAGATTTAATTTCATCAATCTCTTCTTGACTTAATTCAATAGTATTAATTTCGTTTAATCCTTTATATGTTTCAATTAATTGATCCATAAAAGATTGAATATCAATTTTTTCTTCAACCTCAGAATTAACATTTGTAACTCTTGCTGCAATAGACTTTATATTCTTTGAAAGAATTTTTGCTCTATCAACAGTTAAATAATTTGTCAATTTATCTAAATTTGAATTAAATAATATTGTTCCATGTTGTAAAAATCTATCTTCATATTTTCACATTGCATTTCCAGATATTTTTTTTCCATTTAATTCAATATCATTTCTTCCAGAAAACTTAGCTGGAACACCTAATTTGTTTAATGTGCTAATTACAGGTTCTAACATTGTAGAGAATAATGAAACTGCAGTATTATTTATATCAGTGTATATAATACTAAAGTTCATATTTCCTAAATCATGAAATACAGTTCCTCCACCGCTATTTCTTCTAACAATATTCACAGAATCCTTTTGTGCGTTTTGTAAGTTTATTTCTCAAGCTGCATTTTGGTTTCTACCAACAACAATTGTGTTGTCATTTTGTCATAAAAATAGAATAGGCTCATCGTATTTTCTTGTTTTTACAAAATATTCTTCTGTAGCTAAATTAAAAGCTGGATCAACACAAGAAGTCTTATATATAAACATTCGTATACTTCCCTTCTATACTCTTATATTTTAAAACTTTTTTCTTTAATTTGGGGAAAATTTTTAATATATGAAATTTTTTTTCAAAAATTTTCCAAAATTAATTAAAAAAATGATTTTTTGTTATTAATTATGTACCATTATTAAGTAATCAAATAAAAAGTAAGGAATTGGTATAAATGCAACTACAACACTTATCAAAAAAAAGATTAATTTTAATAGACTTAGATGGTACTGCTTTAATGTCAAACGGTGAAGAAATTCATTCAATCACGAGAAATGCATTAATTAAAGCAAGGGAAGAAGGTCATGAAGTTTGTATAATAACTGGAAGACCTCATAGAGCAAGTATTAGATTCTACAATGAGCTTGGATTAAATACACTTTTAACAAATTTTGATGGTGCTCATATACACGATCCAATTTCAAAAAAATTTAAAAGAATTGTTTTTCCAATAAGTGAAGAAATTGTTATAGAAATAATGAATCACCCAAAAATTAAAGCTAGTATTTCAAATATACTAGTTGAGTCTTATAATAAGGCAATGGTTAAAGAAAGAGATGAATTCGTTGAAAATTTCTTTCATTTAGATGATGTAGCTGATGATGAATATAAAGTAATAAACCCATATGAAAATTGACAAGGAGCTGCAACAAACGTTGTTTTATTTATTGATACAGAAGATAATAAAGATGAGGTTTTAAGAGTTCTTGAAAAATTTAAAAATACAATAAAAATACAATCAGGAAATGTTTATGGAAATTTAAGCAATGCCTCAAAATTGATGGTTACTTTGACAAATAAAATTGTTAATAAAGGTTTTGTAACTGATATTTTAGCTCAATATTATAACAAAGATATACGAGATGTTATTGCATTTGGTGATCAAATGAATGATTATGAAATGATACAAAAAGTAGGATATGGTGTTGCTATGAAAAATGGAAACACTGAGCTTAAAAATATAGCTGCAGGTATTACAAATTTAACCAATGACGAAGGTGGAGTTGGAGAATATTTAGAAAAACTTCTTAGAGGACTAGAAGTATAAAATAAAAAAACTGGAATTTCAGTTTTTTTATTTTATCATTTTTTCTAATTCTAGAACTAATCTGTCAATCTCTTCTACTAATGGTAAATAAGTTTCCTTATTGGTAAAATCAATACCAACTTCTTTTAAAATATCCAAAGGTTTTTTTGAACCTCCCTTTTTTAAAAAATCAATTATACTGTTTTTATTCCCATTTTTAAAATCATTATATATTTTAAAACTTGCTACTAAATCAAGTGCATATTTATAAACATAAAATGGTGATTGAAAGAAATGAGAAATATATGGTCATGAATATTTTGAATCATCTTTATCATCAAAATCATCATATCCAAATTCATTTTCCTTTTGTATATATAAATTATTTAATACTTCAGTTGTAATTGGCTTTTCTTCTTCAATAAGCTTATGTGCACAATATTCAAAATCTGCAAATTGAATTTGTCTGTAAAAAGTTGAAATTAAATCAAACAATCTTTGTTGAACTAAATATTTTTTCTCTTCAAGATCATTTGTAGTTGAAAATAAATGGTCAAACAACAAGTGTTCATTAAAAGTTGAGGCAACCTCAGCCAAAATAATGGGGTAATTATTCAAAGGATATTTTTGAGATTCGTCTGCAAATAAAGTATGTATTGAGTGTCCAATTTCATGAGCTAAAATATTTACAGAACCAAGTTTATAATCTCAATTCATTAAAATTATTGGTTCAACTCCATTTCCTCCAGATGAATATGCACCATCTGATTTATTTTCATCTTCAAAATAATCAATTAAATTATCTTTAAAAGCGATATTCAATTTTGATACGTATTCTTCTCCTAGTACATTGAGTGATTCCTTTACAATATTAATTCCATCTTCAATTTCAAATGTTCTATTATAATTTTTTGTTATTTTTAATAATCTATCTGTTGAATAAAATTTATCAAATTTATAAGCAGTTTTTATTAAATTATTATATTTTTTAAAAGAACCTATAGTCTCTTTACCAAAATCTATTAATTTAAGATAAATTTCTTCACTTACTTGATCATCGAATAAATTCATTTCTAGAATTGATTTATATCCTCTTACATTTTTATTTTCGTTTTGTTCTTGAATTATTGCCTCATATATTTTTGCAAAACTATGCTTTCTTAAACTAAAGTTATTAAAGTATAGTTCTTGGGCTTCTTTTCTCTTTTCTTGATCTTCTAATGGTTTTGAATCCTCCATTATTTCTCTATAAATAGTTGAATTAAGTTCAATTTCTTTTTCATTTCAAATGATTTTATTATTTTGTCTATCGGCATATGCAAGTGAATCATATAGATTACCAACAGCACTTCTACTTCTAGAAAGTTTACTCATTAACTCTTCTTCAGTTTTTGAAAGAATAAATTTTGAAGATTTAAAAAAGGTTTCAAAACGATAAATGAAACTTTCATTTTTAGTTTCTTTTAATCAATTAATTATTTTTTCCTTACCTATTTCTTTAAATTCATTTAATAAAAAGGAAGTTTTTATACTTGATAATTGATAAAAATCCTCCAAAATAGAATTTAACTCCTGATTTTCATTATTCGTTTGGTCAATATCAATTAAGTGAGCATATTGATTTAATTTTGCTAAAATTAAATCTTTTTCTTTTTCTAAACTTAAGTAATTGATGAAATTTTCCTTTTTATTTAAATTATCTTTTAACTTTATAATTTCATCATCAATTTTATTTATTTTGTCTAAATCCTTTTTTCAATCATTAAAACTTTCATATAAATGTGAGAAATTTCATTTGTATTTTTCTTGTGCTTCTTTTCTTTTCATAAATCTATTATATAAAATAAAAAATCTCTAAACGAGATTTTCTTTACTATTTGTTTAATAATTCAAACATTGTTTTCAACATTGGTGCTCTACCACGTTTATTTGCATCAGCTGTTGCTGCAATGTCTAAGTGTATATATTCTTTTTCTTCTGCAAATGAATCCAAGAATGCAGCTGCAGTTGATGAACCAGCTTCTCTACCTGGTTCTGAATTTGTTAAGTCTGCAATTTTTGAAACTTGCATTGCTTTTAAATGTTCTCCAATTAAAGGTTGTCTTCAAATTGATTCTTGACCTTTTACTGCTGCTTTTTCAAATTCAGAATAGAATTCATCATTTTTTGAAAATGTTCCTGTAAATCATCTTCCTAAAGCTATAACAATAGCCCCTGTTAATGTTGCAACTGTAATTGCTCTGTCAGCTTTTGCTTCTCTTACTGCATAAGTAATTCCATCAGCCAATACTAATCTTCCTTCAGCATCTGTATTATTAATTTCTACAGTTTTACCATTCATTGATTTAATTACTGATTCTGTTAATGTTGCTTTTCCACCAATTCTATTGTCTGTTAAAAGTGCAACTGAAACAACATTTGCTTTTGCTTTTGATTTAGCAAGCGCCATAACTGTTGAAGAAACAATTGCAGCTCCTGACATATCAAATTTCATATTATCTAAAAAGTTTGAAGGTTTTAAATTATATCCCCCTGAATCGAATGTGATTCCTTTTCCAACTAAAGCTGTTCTTTTTTGTGATGGATCTGAATTATATTCCATTACAACAACTCTTGGTTCAACATTACTTCCAGCATTAACTGCAAGTAATAATCCCATCCCCATAGACTCTATTTGTTTTTTATCATAAACAGTAACTTTAATATCACTAATTTCTTTAGCTTTTTCTGCTAATCTATTTGCAATTTCAACTGATGTTCCAATGTTTGGTGGTAGATCTTGTAAATCTCTTGCAAAATTTAAGTATTCCATTTTAATTGCTGATGCTTCATAAATTGAATTAAATTTAGCATCATATACAAAATTAAATGATTTTGGATTTGAATCTTTTTCTTTCATTTCAAATTCTTTGTGTGCTCCAAACATTACTGTTTCAACAACTTTTTGAAATGCGTCATTTGCGTTTTCAAATTTTGAAGCAAATGATTCAACATCAATGTTTAAATCATATTTACTTGATTTAATAATTGTTTCTAATGAATTACCTAAATCAATAAGACAAGGTTTATCACTTAAAAAGTAATATAGTGTATTTTCTTCACTAATTAATGTTGTAGCTCCATTTTCTTTTACAATTAAATCATTCAAATTATCTTTTGAATTAACTGCTTTTAATGTTAATGTAAATTGTTTTGCGTTATTTGTTATCATTTTTAATTCTCCTTTTAATTTACAAGTTAATAATATCACTTTTTTAATTACTTTATTAGAAAGGTGGTTTTACATTCCTTATTCTTACAATTTCCATAAATTAGTAATTTTAATTTTTCAGAATTCTTATCATATGCTAATCGACTCTTTACACATCCATGATTATTTGGACATCTCATTCTTCGACTAACTAATTTTGAATTTAAAGAAAAGAATTTAGATTTTGTTGCATATATATAATACGTTTCTTTCATTAATCTTTTATTTTGATCTTCAATTTCATTTAAAACAAGAAAAGTAATATCTTCTAAATTTTTAACTCTCTTTCTTATTTTTGAATATAGCTTATCTTTACCGTTCAAATAACCATTAATATGTTGTTTAAATCTTAAATAAACATTTTTAGATTCTCCAATATAACAAAACTTTGGTTTATCATTTATTATTGAATAAAGTAGATAAGTACCTGAAATAATGTCATTTCTATTTTTAATATCTAAATAGGTTAATTTAGTTCTATTATATTCAAATTTATTTATTAATTTTATTAAATAGTTTTCAGAAAATTTCTTAATTCTTATGTCTCATGAGTACTTAGTTTTATATATAAATTTATATTGTCTATCTATATCCATAATAACTCCCTCTTGATTAATATTATTATAGAATAAAATCAAAAAAATTCCCTAACAGGAATTTTTCATTATTTATTTAAATTATTCAACAATTGAAACTACTGTTCCAGCACCAATAGTTCTTCCACCTTCACGGATTGAGAATTTTGTACCTTGTTCAACAGCAATTGGTTTGATTAATTCAATAACTAATTCAACATTATCTCCAGGCATAACCATGTCTGTTCCACTTGGTAAGTGAACTTCTCCAGTAACGTCTGTAGTTCTAAAGTAGAATTGAGGACGGTATTTGTTAAAGAATGGTTTGTGTCTTCCACCTTCTTCTTGTGTTAAAGCATAAACTGATGCATTTAATTTTGTATGAGGTTTAATTGTTCCTGATTTTGCAAGAACTTGTCCACGTTCGATGTCGTTTCTGTCAACCCCTCTTAATAATGCTCCAACGTTATCTCCAGCTTCAGCAAAGTCTAGTAATTTTCTAAACATTTCTAATCCTGTAACAATAACTTTTTTACTTTCTTCAACTAACCCAACGATTTCAACTTCGTCGTTTACTCTAACTACTCCTCTTTCAACTCTTCCAGTTGCAACAGTTCCACGTCCTGTAATTGTAAATACATCTTCAACAGGCATTAGGAAAGTTTTTTCTGTATCACGAGCTGGTGTAGGAATGTATGCATCAACTGCAGCCATTAATTCTTCTACTCTTTCAACTCATTTTGCGTCTCCGTTTAATGCTCCTAAAGCTGATCCACGAATAACTGGTGCTCCATCTCCATCGAAATCATATGCAGATAATAAATCTCTAACTTCCATTTCAACTAAGTCAATTAATTCTTCGTCATCTACCATATCACATTTGTTTAAGAAAACAACGATAGCTGGTACTCCAACTTGTCTTGATAATAAAATGTGCTCTCTTGTTTGAGGCATTGGTCCATCAGTTGCAGCAACAACAAGGATTCCACCATCCATTTGTGCAGCTCCTGTAATCATGTTTTTAACATAATCGGCATGACCAGGACAGTCTACGTGTGCGTAGTGTCTGTTTTCTGTTTTATATTCAACGTGAGAAGTATTAATTGTAATACCTCTTTCTCTTTCTTCTGGTGCATTATCAATGTTTGCGTAATCTTTGAATTCTGCTCCACCTTTTTCTGCTAATACTTTTGTAATTGCAGCTGTTAAAGTAGTTTTACCGTGGTCAACGTGTCCGATTGTTCCAATGTTAACGTGAGGTAAACTACGGTCAAATGCTTCTTTTGCCATGTTTTTTCATTCCTTCCATTTGGTTCTATTTATATTTATTGCGACCAAGTGTCCTAATAATTATAAATACATTTTCTTTAAAGTACAATATTTTTTTTATTTGATGAACAAGGATTATTTACCTTGTTTTTTAATAATTTCTTCAGCAATGTTTTTTGGAGCTTCATTATAATGACTGAAAATCATTGTATAATTTCCACGCCCTTGTGTAAATGAACGCAATTCTGTTGCATATCCAAACATTTCTGATAGAGGTACTTTAGACTTAATTGTCTGTGCATTACCTCTTTGTTCTGATCCTTCAATTAGACCACGTTTTGATGATATGTTACCCATAACATCTCCGTAATATTCATCAGGAACAGTCACTTCAACTGACATAATTGGTTCTAAAAGAACTGGTCCAACTTTTTTAGCAGCTTCTTTTAATGCCATTGATGCAGCAATTTTATATGCCATTTCGTTTGAGTCGACATCATGATATGATCCATCAACAATTGTTGCTTTAACGTCTATCATTGGGAAACCAGCAATTACCCCGTTTTGTAAGGCATTTTCAAGTCCTACTCTAGCAGCATTGATGTATTCTTTTGAGATTTTACCCCCAACAATTTTATCAACTCATTCAAACCCTTTATCATGGTTTGGTTCAAATTCAATCACAACGTGACCGTATTGTCCACGTCCTCCTGATTGTTTAACATATTTACCTTCAACTTTTGCAGAACCTTTAATTGTTTCACGGTATGAAACCTGAGGCGCTCCAACGTTTGTTTCAACTTTGAATTCTCTTTTTAAACGGTCAACAATAATGTCTAAGTGTAATTCACCCATTCCGGCAATGATTGTTTGTCCTGTTTCTTCATCAGTATAAGTTCTGAAAGTTGGATCTTCTTCTGATAATTTATTCAATGATAATCCTAATTTTTCTTGATCAGCTTTAGTTTTTGGTTCTAATGCTAAATGAATAACTGGTTCTGGGAACACCATTGATTCTAAGATAATTTCATTTTTTTCATCTGTTAAAGTATCTCCTGTTGTTGTATCTTTTAATCCAACAGCAGCTGCGATATCTCCAGCATAAACTTCTTCAATTTCTTCACGATTATTGGCATGCATTTTTAATAAACGTCCAACACGTTCTTTTTTATCTTTAGTTGCGTTTAATACATAACTTCCTTTTGTTAATATTCCTGAGTAAACTCTGAAGAATGTTAATTTACCAACAAATGGGTCAGTCATAATTTTGAAAGCAAGTGCTGCAAACGGTTGATCATCTGCTGCTTTTCTTTCTGCTTCTTCACCATTTGGTAAAATTCCTTTAATTGCAGGAACATCTAATGGTGATGGTAAATAATCAACAACTGCGTCTAATAATAATTTAACACCTTTGTTTTTGAAAGCTGACCCAGCTAGTACTGGGAAAAATTCAGCTGATATAACACCTTTACGAATTGCTGATTTTAATTCTGGAATAGTGATTTCTTCACCATCTAAGAATTTCATCATTAATTCTTCATCATATTCAACAGCTTTTTCAACTAATTCAGCTCTCAATTGTTCAGCAGTTTCTTTTAAATCTGCTGGGATTTCGATTGCTTGTGCAACTTCTTCAGCTCCACCATCAAATCCTCATGCTTTCATTTCAACTAAATCAATAATTCCGCTGAATTGGTCTTCTGCTCCAATTGGTAATTGAATTGGAGCAGCTTTTGCTCCCAATCTATCTCCGATTGTTTTAACAGAATATAAAAAGTCAGCTCCTGTTTTATCCATTTTATTTACGAAAACAACTCTCGGAACTCTGTATGTTGTTGCTTGTCTTCAAACAGTTTCAGTTTGAGGCTCAACCCCACTTTGACCGTCTAATACAGCTACAGCTCCATCAAGAACTCTTAATGATCTTTCAACTTCAACTGTGAAGTCAACGTGACCAGGAGTATCAATGATGTTAAATCTGTGATCTGCTCAGAATGCTGTTGTTGCAGCAGAAGTAATAGTAATACCACGTTCTTGTTCTTGAGCCATTCAGTCCATTTGTGATTCACCTTCGTGAGTTTCACCAATTTTATGAATTCTACCTGTGTGGAATAAAATACGTTCTGTTGTTGTAGTTTTACCAGCATCAATGTGAGCCATAATACCAAAGTTACGAGTCATATCTAAACTATATTCTCTAGGCATATTCTTTTCTCCTTATTTTTCTATTATCAACGATAATGTGCAAATGCTTTATTAGCTTCAGCCATCTTGTGAGTATCCTCACGTTTTTTAACTGATCCACCAACTCCGTTTGATGCATCAATAATTTCATTTGCAAGTCTATCAATCATTTCTTTTTCATTTCTTAATCTTGAATAATTAATTAATCATCTTAATGCTAAAGTAACTTTTCTGTCTGTTGATACTTCAACAGGAACTTGATAGTTTGCTCCCCCAATACGACGAACTTTTAATTCTAAATGAGGTTTGATGTTTTCAATTGCTTTATCAAAAATTTCAATTGGACTTGTATCAGTCTTTTCTTTTATTTTTTCAAATGCTTTATATAAGATGTGTTGAGCTGTTCCTCTTTTACCATCTAACATAATTTTATTAACTGCTCTAGTAACTAATTTTGAGTTATATATTGGATCTGGTAACACGTCTCTTTTTTCTGCTTGATGTTTACGCATAGTTAGTATCTCCTTTCTTATTGAATATTGTTATAATGTGAATTACACTCTATTATTTTTTCTCTTTAGGTCTTTTTGTTCCGTATAGAGAACGAGATTGCATTCTTCCGTTAACTCCAGTTGTATCTAAAGTACCACGAATTATATGATAACGAACCCCAGGTAAGTCTTTTACCCTTCCCCCACGAATAAGCACAACACTATGTTCTTGTAAATTGTGTCCTTCTCCTGGAATATAAGCTGTTACCTCCATACCGTTAGTTAATCTAACCCTTGCATACTTACGTAAAGCAGAGTTAGGTTTTTTAGGAGTCATAGTTGCAACCCTTGTACAAACACCTCTTTTTTGTGGTGCTGAAACTCTAGTTACTTTTTTTAATAAAGTATTAACTCCTCTATTCAAAGCAGGAGCTTTAGTTTTTCATGTTTTTGCTTTTCTTGGTTTTCTAACTAATTGATTTATTGTTGCCATTTTAAGGTTCCTCCTTTCCACAATACCGAGTGTATTGTAATCACACAAAATATATTAT
This sequence is a window from Spiroplasma diminutum CUAS-1. Protein-coding genes within it:
- the pepF gene encoding oligoendopeptidase F, translated to MKRKEAQEKYKWNFSHLYESFNDWKKDLDKINKIDDEIIKLKDNLNKKENFINYLSLEKEKDLILAKLNQYAHLIDIDQTNNENQELNSILEDFYQLSSIKTSFLLNEFKEIGKEKIINWLKETKNESFIYRFETFFKSSKFILSKTEEELMSKLSRSRSAVGNLYDSLAYADRQNNKIIWNEKEIELNSTIYREIMEDSKPLEDQEKRKEAQELYFNNFSLRKHSFAKIYEAIIQEQNENKNVRGYKSILEMNLFDDQVSEEIYLKLIDFGKETIGSFKKYNNLIKTAYKFDKFYSTDRLLKITKNYNRTFEIEDGINIVKESLNVLGEEYVSKLNIAFKDNLIDYFEDENKSDGAYSSGGNGVEPIILMNWDYKLGSVNILAHEIGHSIHTLFADESQKYPLNNYPIILAEVASTFNEHLLFDHLFSTTNDLEEKKYLVQQRLFDLISTFYRQIQFADFEYCAHKLIEEEKPITTEVLNNLYIQKENEFGYDDFDDKDDSKYSWPYISHFFQSPFYVYKYALDLVASFKIYNDFKNGNKNSIIDFLKKGGSKKPLDILKEVGIDFTNKETYLPLVEEIDRLVLELEKMIK
- a CDS encoding GIY-YIG nuclease family protein yields the protein MDIDRQYKFIYKTKYSWDIRIKKFSENYLIKLINKFEYNRTKLTYLDIKNRNDIISGTYLLYSIINDKPKFCYIGESKNVYLRFKQHINGYLNGKDKLYSKIRKRVKNLEDITFLVLNEIEDQNKRLMKETYYIYATKSKFFSLNSKLVSRRMRCPNNHGCVKSRLAYDKNSEKLKLLIYGNCKNKECKTTFLIK
- a CDS encoding M17 family metallopeptidase, producing MITNNAKQFTLTLKAVNSKDNLNDLIVKENGATTLISEENTLYYFLSDKPCLIDLGNSLETIIKSSKYDLNIDVESFASKFENANDAFQKVVETVMFGAHKEFEMKEKDSNPKSFNFVYDAKFNSIYEASAIKMEYLNFARDLQDLPPNIGTSVEIANRLAEKAKEISDIKVTVYDKKQIESMGMGLLLAVNAGSNVEPRVVVMEYNSDPSQKRTALVGKGITFDSGGYNLKPSNFLDNMKFDMSGAAIVSSTVMALAKSKAKANVVSVALLTDNRIGGKATLTESVIKSMNGKTVEINNTDAEGRLVLADGITYAVREAKADRAITVATLTGAIVIALGRWFTGTFSKNDEFYSEFEKAAVKGQESIWRQPLIGEHLKAMQVSKIADLTNSEPGREAGSSTAAAFLDSFAEEKEYIHLDIAATADANKRGRAPMLKTMFELLNK
- the rpsG gene encoding 30S ribosomal protein S7; the encoded protein is MRKHQAEKRDVLPDPIYNSKLVTRAVNKIMLDGKRGTAQHILYKAFEKIKEKTDTSPIEIFDKAIENIKPHLELKVRRIGGANYQVPVEVSTDRKVTLALRWLINYSRLRNEKEMIDRLANEIIDASNGVGGSVKKREDTHKMAEANKAFAHYRW
- a CDS encoding lipoate--protein ligase, whose translation is MFIYKTSCVDPAFNLATEEYFVKTRKYDEPILFLWQNDNTIVVGRNQNAAWEINLQNAQKDSVNIVRRNSGGGTVFHDLGNMNFSIIYTDINNTAVSLFSTMLEPVISTLNKLGVPAKFSGRNDIELNGKKISGNAMWKYEDRFLQHGTILFNSNLDKLTNYLTVDRAKILSKNIKSIAARVTNVNSEVEEKIDIQSFMDQLIETYKGLNEINTIELSQEEIDEIKSLSESKFKNSDWNYAKNADFDYRNKQRLEGKGSVEVLLRIEQGVIKGAKFYGDFLGFEGTEEVEQNLIEVKYETFALQKALENSNIKAIFGENFTTQDILDLLIQ
- the tuf gene encoding elongation factor Tu, which produces MAKEAFDRSLPHVNIGTIGHVDHGKTTLTAAITKVLAEKGGAEFKDYANIDNAPEERERGITINTSHVEYKTENRHYAHVDCPGHADYVKNMITGAAQMDGGILVVAATDGPMPQTREHILLSRQVGVPAIVVFLNKCDMVDDEELIDLVEMEVRDLLSAYDFDGDGAPVIRGSALGALNGDAKWVERVEELMAAVDAYIPTPARDTEKTFLMPVEDVFTITGRGTVATGRVERGVVRVNDEVEIVGLVEESKKVIVTGLEMFRKLLDFAEAGDNVGALLRGVDRNDIERGQVLAKSGTIKPHTKLNASVYALTQEEGGRHKPFFNKYRPQFYFRTTDVTGEVHLPSGTDMVMPGDNVELVIELIKPIAVEQGTKFSIREGGRTIGAGTVVSIVE
- a CDS encoding Cof-type HAD-IIB family hydrolase, which produces MQLQHLSKKRLILIDLDGTALMSNGEEIHSITRNALIKAREEGHEVCIITGRPHRASIRFYNELGLNTLLTNFDGAHIHDPISKKFKRIVFPISEEIVIEIMNHPKIKASISNILVESYNKAMVKERDEFVENFFHLDDVADDEYKVINPYENWQGAATNVVLFIDTEDNKDEVLRVLEKFKNTIKIQSGNVYGNLSNASKLMVTLTNKIVNKGFVTDILAQYYNKDIRDVIAFGDQMNDYEMIQKVGYGVAMKNGNTELKNIAAGITNLTNDEGGVGEYLEKLLRGLEV
- the rpsL gene encoding 30S ribosomal protein S12; translation: MATINQLVRKPRKAKTWKTKAPALNRGVNTLLKKVTRVSAPQKRGVCTRVATMTPKKPNSALRKYARVRLTNGMEVTAYIPGEGHNLQEHSVVLIRGGRVKDLPGVRYHIIRGTLDTTGVNGRMQSRSLYGTKRPKEKK
- the fusA gene encoding elongation factor G, which codes for MPREYSLDMTRNFGIMAHIDAGKTTTTERILFHTGRIHKIGETHEGESQMDWMAQEQERGITITSAATTAFWADHRFNIIDTPGHVDFTVEVERSLRVLDGAVAVLDGQSGVEPQTETVWRQATTYRVPRVVFVNKMDKTGADFLYSVKTIGDRLGAKAAPIQLPIGAEDQFSGIIDLVEMKAWGFDGGAEEVAQAIEIPADLKETAEQLRAELVEKAVEYDEELMMKFLDGEEITIPELKSAIRKGVISAEFFPVLAGSAFKNKGVKLLLDAVVDYLPSPLDVPAIKGILPNGEEAERKAADDQPFAALAFKIMTDPFVGKLTFFRVYSGILTKGSYVLNATKDKKERVGRLLKMHANNREEIEEVYAGDIAAAVGLKDTTTGDTLTDEKNEIILESMVFPEPVIHLALEPKTKADQEKLGLSLNKLSEEDPTFRTYTDEETGQTIIAGMGELHLDIIVDRLKREFKVETNVGAPQVSYRETIKGSAKVEGKYVKQSGGRGQYGHVVIEFEPNHDKGFEWVDKIVGGKISKEYINAARVGLENALQNGVIAGFPMIDVKATIVDGSYHDVDSNEMAYKIAASMALKEAAKKVGPVLLEPIMSVEVTVPDEYYGDVMGNISSKRGLIEGSEQRGNAQTIKSKVPLSEMFGYATELRSFTQGRGNYTMIFSHYNEAPKNIAEEIIKKQGK